A region of Haloplanus sp. XH21 DNA encodes the following proteins:
- a CDS encoding gluconate 2-dehydrogenase subunit 3 family protein — MDLTRRDALAALAATGAAVGGTALLRDDGDSEATEAAVPDDALASLVAVAQVVYPDEATGIEPFVETYVAGRLDDPAHRSGVLDAVAELDATARDWFDAPLTDLDPETRDRLLRDLGVDVAGPNPDGNLSDRVRFYVVNELLYAFYASPTGGRLVGIENPIGHPGGTESYQRARMEDDG; from the coding sequence ATGGATCTGACTCGACGGGACGCGCTCGCGGCGCTCGCGGCGACGGGCGCGGCGGTCGGCGGCACGGCGCTGCTCCGAGACGACGGGGACAGCGAGGCCACCGAGGCGGCGGTCCCCGACGACGCTCTCGCTAGCCTCGTCGCCGTCGCCCAGGTGGTCTACCCCGACGAGGCGACGGGTATCGAACCGTTCGTCGAAACGTACGTCGCGGGACGCCTCGACGACCCGGCACACCGCTCCGGCGTTCTCGACGCCGTCGCCGAACTCGACGCGACGGCCCGCGACTGGTTCGACGCGCCGCTCACCGACCTCGACCCCGAGACTCGTGACCGACTGCTCCGTGACCTCGGCGTCGACGTGGCCGGCCCGAACCCCGATGGCAACCTCTCGGACCGGGTGCGGTTCTACGTCGTCAACGAACTCCTCTACGCCTTCTACGCCTCGCCGACCGGGGGTCGGTTGGTCGGCATCGAGAACCCCATCGGCCACCCCGGCGGGACCGAGAGTTATCAGCGCGCGCGAATGGAGGACGATGGCTGA
- a CDS encoding potassium channel family protein: MTSHLDIIIAGGGRVGLQAAALLDDRGHTVTVIDADQERCAALADEYLATVVQGDASNPDILQQAGVESCDVIAGLTGHAGLNLAVCMEASELADDVRTVARIDHGRKAQYDRFVDATVFPEHAGARTAVNEIEGESVRTLADVTGTLDIMEIRMAEGAPAAGKELQDVRFPSGTLVVSDDEGERVARSGTTLTPRNRYVVAVELGVVDEVLNLLRG, encoded by the coding sequence ATGACCAGTCACCTCGACATCATCATCGCGGGCGGCGGACGTGTCGGCCTTCAGGCAGCGGCGCTGCTCGACGACCGCGGGCACACCGTCACGGTGATCGACGCCGATCAGGAGCGGTGTGCGGCGCTCGCCGACGAGTATCTCGCGACCGTCGTCCAGGGTGACGCCTCGAATCCGGATATCCTCCAGCAGGCCGGCGTCGAATCCTGTGACGTGATCGCTGGGCTGACCGGCCACGCGGGGCTGAACCTGGCGGTCTGTATGGAAGCGTCGGAGCTGGCAGACGACGTCCGGACGGTCGCCCGCATCGACCACGGCCGCAAGGCGCAGTACGACCGGTTCGTCGACGCCACGGTCTTTCCCGAGCACGCCGGTGCGCGCACGGCCGTCAACGAAATCGAGGGGGAGAGCGTTCGGACGCTCGCCGACGTGACGGGCACGCTCGACATCATGGAGATCCGGATGGCCGAGGGCGCACCCGCCGCCGGGAAGGAACTGCAGGACGTTCGGTTTCCCTCCGGTACGCTCGTCGTCTCGGACGACGAGGGCGAACGCGTCGCCCGTTCGGGGACGACGCTGACGCCTAGGAACCGCTACGTCGTCGCGGTCGAACTTGGCGTCGTCGACGAGGTGTTGAACCTGCTCCGTGGCTAG
- a CDS encoding HAD-IIA family hydrolase, which translates to MSYRGAILDVDGTVVRGDEPIPGAADGLDRLASAGLRRLFVSNNPTKRPPAYADRLRRAGFDAAPDEIVTAGTITTDYLAERHADDALFVVGEQALVEQLTDTGLTVVDDGTRADTVVLSIDRSFDYDRLAAALRACSGEATIVGTDPDMVIPAAEGNVPGSGAIINAVAGVVGREPDVVLGKPSAPARRLVRDRIGVPPADCLVVGDRLDTDIALGERAGMTTALVRTGVTDDDDLADSEVTPDHVLDSLGDIGRVL; encoded by the coding sequence ATGTCCTATCGCGGAGCCATCCTCGACGTGGATGGGACGGTCGTCCGTGGCGACGAGCCGATCCCGGGCGCTGCCGACGGGCTCGACCGCCTGGCATCGGCGGGCCTCCGGCGCCTGTTCGTCTCGAACAACCCGACCAAGCGGCCGCCGGCCTACGCTGACCGGCTCCGTCGCGCCGGTTTCGACGCCGCGCCCGACGAAATCGTCACCGCCGGAACGATCACCACCGACTACCTCGCCGAGCGACACGCCGACGACGCGCTGTTCGTCGTCGGCGAGCAAGCGCTGGTCGAGCAGTTGACCGACACCGGGTTGACGGTCGTCGACGACGGGACACGGGCCGACACCGTCGTCCTCTCCATCGATCGCTCGTTCGACTACGACCGCCTCGCGGCGGCGCTGCGGGCGTGTTCGGGCGAGGCCACCATCGTCGGCACCGATCCCGACATGGTGATCCCGGCCGCCGAGGGAAACGTTCCGGGGTCGGGCGCAATCATCAACGCCGTCGCGGGCGTGGTCGGCCGGGAGCCGGACGTCGTCCTCGGCAAACCGTCGGCGCCGGCCCGCCGGCTCGTCCGCGATCGGATCGGTGTCCCGCCCGCGGACTGTCTAGTCGTCGGTGACCGCCTCGACACCGACATCGCCCTCGGCGAACGCGCGGGGATGACGACGGCGCTGGTCCGGACCGGCGTCACCGACGACGACGACCTGGCCGACAGCGAGGTGACGCCGGATCACGTCCTCGACTCCCTCGGCGACATCGGGCGGGTGCTCTAG
- a CDS encoding GTP cyclohydrolase III has product MTNTQLTLVQIDNYGPWTVTPEPRREMDLQTLQSRLFADLAQFVGHRGGYIFFTRFDNMVAVTNGLDADDHRLLQESTGNRYPVTVSLGIGTDPNPAVALERATERLQRAGSAQDQERREVLSGEPIDDTTDDDVAIAHFDVNDATEKYTDRLNEFDSFIQIEQGYATLMRYLREEHGGLSFFVGGDNIIAVTPDLDAEAYHGAIDHVEQSVGVDLKVGVGRGATAHDAGIVAKHALEECRHRQTAVELHDAPMDAE; this is encoded by the coding sequence GTGACGAACACGCAGTTGACGCTCGTTCAGATCGACAACTACGGGCCGTGGACGGTGACGCCGGAACCGCGACGCGAGATGGATCTCCAGACCCTCCAGTCTCGGCTGTTCGCCGACCTCGCCCAGTTCGTCGGCCACCGGGGTGGGTACATTTTCTTCACCCGCTTCGACAACATGGTGGCCGTGACCAACGGCCTCGATGCCGACGACCATCGGCTCCTCCAGGAGTCGACGGGGAACCGCTACCCGGTCACCGTCAGCCTCGGTATCGGCACCGATCCGAATCCGGCGGTCGCACTGGAACGAGCGACCGAACGGTTGCAGCGAGCGGGAAGCGCACAGGATCAGGAGCGCCGCGAGGTACTGTCCGGCGAGCCGATCGACGACACCACCGACGACGACGTCGCCATCGCTCACTTCGACGTGAACGACGCGACCGAGAAGTACACCGACCGACTCAACGAGTTCGACTCGTTCATCCAGATCGAACAGGGATACGCGACGCTGATGCGGTATCTCCGGGAGGAGCACGGCGGCCTCTCCTTTTTCGTCGGTGGCGACAACATCATCGCCGTCACGCCCGACTTGGACGCCGAGGCGTACCACGGCGCCATCGACCACGTCGAGCAGTCGGTCGGCGTCGATCTCAAGGTCGGCGTGGGGCGCGGCGCGACCGCTCACGACGCGGGCATCGTGGCGAAACACGCACTGGAAGAGTGTCGGCACCGACAGACGGCCGTCGAACTGCACGACGCGCCGATGGACGCCGAGTAG
- a CDS encoding fumarylacetoacetate hydrolase family protein encodes MRRVRFRDPAGMVRSGEWHGDAVSFADDTYDLDEVTLLSPSDPSKIICIGINYADHAEETGIDVPDRPMLFLKTPNTVAAHGDTITLPEGKEQVDWEAELGIVIGEQCRNVDAADAESVIDGYTVVCDISNRDDQQEEQNWVRGKAFDGAAPMGPVVADPEHLPDDADVQLRVNGETKQSSDISQLIFSVPELIEEISSYMTLEPGDVISTGTPSGVGGLEDGDEVEVEIEGVETLRFTARRD; translated from the coding sequence ATGCGACGCGTCAGATTCCGCGATCCCGCAGGCATGGTTCGGTCAGGCGAGTGGCACGGCGACGCCGTCAGTTTCGCCGACGACACCTACGACCTCGACGAGGTGACGCTGCTCTCGCCCTCGGACCCCTCGAAGATCATCTGTATCGGCATCAACTACGCCGATCACGCCGAGGAGACGGGGATCGACGTCCCGGATCGGCCGATGCTCTTCTTGAAGACGCCGAACACGGTCGCCGCCCACGGAGACACCATCACCCTCCCCGAAGGCAAAGAGCAGGTCGACTGGGAGGCCGAACTCGGCATCGTCATCGGCGAGCAGTGCCGCAACGTCGACGCCGCGGACGCCGAGAGCGTCATCGACGGCTACACCGTCGTCTGTGACATCTCGAACCGCGACGACCAGCAGGAGGAACAGAACTGGGTGCGCGGCAAGGCCTTCGACGGCGCCGCCCCGATGGGACCCGTCGTGGCCGACCCCGAACACCTCCCCGACGACGCCGACGTGCAACTCCGCGTCAACGGCGAGACGAAACAGTCCTCCGACATCTCGCAACTCATCTTCTCCGTCCCGGAACTCATCGAGGAGATCTCGAGTTACATGACGCTCGAACCCGGCGACGTGATTTCGACGGGCACGCCGTCCGGCGTCGGCGGCCTCGAAGACGGCGACGAGGTCGAAGTCGAGATCGAAGGCGTCGAAACGCTGCGATTCACGGCGCGCCGCGACTGA
- a CDS encoding OsmC family protein, with protein sequence MSDIETITVSEEGFACVNQVGDFEFTIDATDQDGPNPNAALVATYASCFLPAFRVGGEQRGHDDLGKVQIDADATLDDDDDLASIHFAIHVEADIDDETLAEIVERAEDICHVDAALRDGLAADIDVYGDAF encoded by the coding sequence ATGAGTGACATCGAAACCATCACCGTCAGCGAGGAAGGCTTCGCGTGTGTCAATCAGGTCGGCGACTTCGAGTTCACGATCGACGCCACCGACCAGGACGGCCCGAACCCGAACGCAGCCCTCGTGGCGACCTACGCCTCCTGTTTCCTCCCGGCGTTCCGCGTCGGCGGCGAGCAGCGTGGGCACGACGATCTCGGCAAGGTACAGATCGATGCCGACGCCACGCTCGACGACGACGATGATCTCGCGTCGATCCACTTTGCGATCCACGTCGAAGCGGACATCGACGACGAGACGCTAGCCGAGATCGTCGAGCGTGCGGAGGATATCTGTCACGTCGACGCGGCGCTTCGTGACGGCCTCGCGGCCGACATCGATGTCTACGGCGACGCCTTCTAG
- a CDS encoding metal-dependent hydrolase, producing MELTWHGHSTWHVTVDDTTMLIDPFFDNPKTSLDASDVPAPDYVLLTHGHADHVADVAEFPDATVVGTPELVGWVTDEHGMEDTIGMNLGGTVECGDAYVTMHRADHSNGIATDYEYSAGMPAGYVISDTVPTQETDEESFAFYHAGDTGLMTEMRDVIGTYLEPDAAALPVGDHFTMGPTQAGIATDWLDVDHVFPMHYDTFPPIEVEIDQFEREVRATGSDAEVYVLDGDESFAFERPYAEK from the coding sequence ATGGAACTCACTTGGCACGGCCACTCCACGTGGCACGTCACGGTCGACGACACGACGATGCTGATCGACCCCTTCTTCGACAACCCGAAGACTTCGCTGGACGCGTCCGACGTGCCGGCGCCGGACTACGTCCTCTTGACCCACGGCCACGCCGACCACGTCGCGGATGTCGCCGAGTTCCCCGATGCGACGGTCGTGGGCACGCCCGAACTCGTCGGCTGGGTCACCGACGAACACGGGATGGAGGACACCATCGGCATGAACCTCGGCGGCACCGTCGAGTGTGGCGACGCGTACGTGACGATGCACCGCGCGGACCACTCAAACGGCATCGCGACGGACTACGAGTACAGCGCGGGGATGCCCGCCGGCTACGTCATCAGCGATACGGTCCCCACCCAGGAGACCGACGAGGAGTCCTTCGCGTTCTACCACGCGGGCGACACCGGTCTCATGACGGAGATGCGCGACGTCATCGGGACGTATCTCGAACCCGACGCCGCGGCCCTGCCCGTCGGCGACCACTTCACGATGGGGCCAACCCAGGCCGGCATCGCGACCGACTGGCTCGACGTCGACCACGTCTTCCCGATGCATTACGACACGTTCCCGCCGATCGAAGTCGAGATCGATCAGTTCGAGCGCGAGGTGCGAGCGACCGGGTCCGACGCCGAGGTGTACGTCCTCGACGGCGACGAGTCGTTCGCCTTCGAGCGACCCTACGCCGAGAAGTAG
- a CDS encoding response regulator, which produces MTSSPPSVLIVEDETELAELFAQWLSEEYDVRVATSGEEALEEVDEDIDVVLLDRLMPGISGDEVLETIRERDLSVRVAMVTAVEPDFDVLEMGFDDYVVKPLFREDLQRLVSGLLERDEYDQQLAEMFATASKLAALESHKTEAELAESDEYRRLKDEFEDTRHRIEELESRMETGDFEAVFYDFEDADL; this is translated from the coding sequence ATGACTTCGTCACCACCCAGCGTACTCATCGTCGAGGACGAGACCGAGCTGGCGGAACTGTTCGCCCAGTGGCTCTCCGAGGAGTACGACGTTCGTGTCGCGACGAGCGGCGAGGAAGCGCTGGAGGAGGTCGACGAAGACATCGACGTGGTGTTGCTCGATCGCCTGATGCCCGGCATCTCGGGCGACGAGGTGCTCGAAACGATCCGCGAACGCGACCTTTCCGTCAGAGTCGCGATGGTGACGGCGGTCGAACCTGATTTCGACGTCCTCGAGATGGGGTTCGACGACTACGTGGTCAAGCCGCTCTTCCGCGAAGACCTCCAGCGGCTTGTCAGCGGGCTACTCGAACGCGACGAGTACGACCAGCAGCTGGCGGAGATGTTCGCCACTGCCTCCAAACTTGCCGCCCTGGAGTCACACAAGACGGAGGCGGAACTCGCCGAGAGCGACGAGTATCGCCGCCTCAAAGACGAGTTCGAAGACACACGCCACCGGATCGAAGAACTCGAATCCCGGATGGAAACAGGGGATTTCGAGGCGGTGTTTTACGATTTCGAAGACGCAGATCTGTAA
- a CDS encoding pyridoxal-phosphate-dependent aminotransferase family protein — protein sequence MRSPPETSELDTPSRILMGPGPSMIDPRVLRAMSTQALGYMDPSFLEIMDDIQELLRYTFQTDNEWTLATSGTGTAAMETAIGNIVEPGDTMLVPTNGYFGDRMGKIARRAGGDVVTVDAPWGEPLQPADVADAFDEHQPDVFGFIHAETSTGVCQPNVPELTDIAHDHDALVIADCVTSLSGVELRIDEWGIDAAYGSPQKCLSCTPGATPLTIGERAREKIENRDTDTGSWYLDLDLVMEYWGDERNYHHTAPTTNFYGLREALRLVAEEGLENRWERHREVAGELRAGLQDLGLEPAAEKEYWLPSLNSVEVPDGVDDAAVIDFLMDEYDIEIASGLGALEGDIWRIGCMGYSARRQNVAALLAAMEDALEAQNYDVDEPPIEA from the coding sequence ATGAGGAGTCCACCTGAGACGAGCGAACTCGATACACCGTCACGAATTCTGATGGGCCCCGGCCCGAGCATGATCGACCCGCGCGTGCTCCGAGCGATGTCGACGCAGGCGCTCGGCTACATGGACCCGTCCTTCCTGGAGATCATGGACGACATCCAGGAACTGCTCCGGTACACGTTCCAGACGGACAACGAGTGGACGCTCGCGACCAGCGGCACGGGCACGGCGGCGATGGAGACGGCCATCGGCAACATCGTCGAACCCGGCGACACGATGCTGGTGCCCACGAACGGCTACTTCGGCGACCGGATGGGCAAGATCGCGCGCCGCGCCGGCGGCGACGTGGTCACCGTCGACGCGCCGTGGGGCGAACCCCTCCAGCCCGCGGACGTGGCCGACGCCTTCGACGAGCACCAGCCCGATGTCTTCGGCTTCATCCACGCCGAGACGAGTACGGGCGTCTGCCAGCCGAACGTCCCCGAACTGACCGACATCGCCCACGACCACGACGCCCTCGTCATCGCCGACTGCGTCACGTCCCTGTCCGGCGTCGAACTCCGTATCGACGAGTGGGGCATCGACGCCGCCTACGGCAGCCCCCAGAAATGCCTCTCCTGTACGCCCGGCGCGACGCCGCTCACCATCGGCGAGCGGGCGCGCGAGAAGATCGAGAACCGCGATACCGACACCGGCTCCTGGTATCTCGACCTGGATCTCGTCATGGAGTACTGGGGCGACGAGCGCAACTACCACCACACCGCGCCGACGACGAACTTCTACGGCCTGCGCGAGGCGCTGCGTCTCGTCGCCGAAGAGGGGCTGGAGAACCGCTGGGAGCGCCACCGCGAGGTCGCCGGCGAGCTCCGTGCCGGCCTGCAGGACCTCGGTCTCGAACCCGCTGCCGAGAAGGAGTACTGGCTCCCCAGCCTGAACTCCGTCGAGGTGCCTGACGGCGTCGACGACGCCGCCGTCATCGACTTCCTGATGGACGAGTACGACATCGAGATCGCGAGCGGTCTCGGCGCGCTCGAAGGCGACATCTGGCGCATCGGCTGCATGGGCTACTCCGCTCGTCGACAGAACGTCGCTGCCCTGCTGGCGGCGATGGAAGACGCGCTCGAAGCCCAGAACTACGACGTCGACGAACCGCCGATCGAGGCGTAA
- a CDS encoding adenylate kinase family protein produces the protein MSDDGVDYRVAVTGTPGTGKTTATTLLDTPVIHLNDLIREAGLWTERDEERESLVADLDAVREALGDWSGVVESHLAHHLDTDEVVVLRCRPDVLEERLRDRGASEAKASENAESEALDVILSEAVERHGTDHVYEIDTTDRTPAEVAAEIEAVIEGERNPSAGEVDFMDYL, from the coding sequence ATGAGCGACGACGGCGTCGACTACCGCGTCGCCGTCACCGGCACGCCCGGCACGGGCAAGACCACGGCGACGACGCTGCTCGACACGCCAGTCATCCACCTCAACGACCTGATTCGAGAGGCGGGGCTCTGGACGGAACGCGACGAGGAGCGGGAGTCGCTGGTGGCCGATCTCGACGCCGTGCGGGAGGCGCTCGGCGACTGGTCGGGCGTCGTCGAATCCCATCTCGCCCACCACCTCGACACCGACGAGGTGGTCGTCCTCCGGTGCCGGCCGGACGTGCTCGAAGAACGCCTGCGTGACCGCGGTGCGAGCGAGGCGAAAGCGAGCGAGAACGCCGAGAGCGAGGCGCTGGACGTCATCCTCTCGGAAGCGGTCGAGCGCCACGGCACCGATCACGTCTACGAAATCGACACGACCGACCGGACGCCCGCCGAGGTGGCCGCGGAGATTGAGGCGGTCATCGAGGGCGAGCGCAATCCGAGCGCGGGCGAGGTCGACTTCATGGACTACCTATGA
- a CDS encoding GMC family oxidoreductase produces the protein MDRSPSARADICIVGAGPAGAIVAARLAETGHDVVVLDAGPRFDLDDRTDQLDAHLRPGVDSAAQSAAENRPTAGDGLWGMGGERDAYTSSGPKGYPLNAARVKGVGGSTLHWQGMVMRLHERDFELDSRHGVGADWPIDYGDLRPYYAEAERELGVAGADDNPFAPPREEPFPLPAFPPSHSDSIFAEACEALELPMHSVPNARNSEPHDGASACVGYGTCKPVCPSGAKYTAERHVARAEAAGARVIDRAPVQRLVHDDAGEQVEAAVYATPDGDEHRQEARAVVLACGGVENVRLLLLSASDEHPDGLANSSDLVGRHFMDHCFAGVGGRIDRPTRQNHVGFNTSECHALYDGEDPLPGVKLEFLNYAGPSPVIDALHAEEWGDALLDSLQDSYGTHLAVGGLVEQFPDAENRITLDRSTTDDHGNPVPEVHWSVGAETRAAIERANEVQRAILAELGADIDWVVGPDETGPAFHHMGTTRMGTDPDESVVAPDCRAHDLDNLWIGGSSVFPTGGAMNPTLTIAALSCRLADRLDAWL, from the coding sequence GTGGATCGATCGCCGTCCGCGCGGGCGGACATCTGCATCGTCGGCGCGGGGCCCGCGGGCGCCATCGTCGCCGCCCGTCTCGCCGAGACGGGGCACGACGTGGTGGTCCTCGACGCCGGCCCACGCTTCGACCTCGACGACCGCACGGACCAGCTCGACGCCCACCTCCGACCCGGCGTGGATAGCGCGGCGCAAAGCGCCGCGGAAAACCGGCCAACGGCCGGTGATGGACTCTGGGGCATGGGCGGCGAGCGCGACGCCTACACCTCCAGCGGCCCGAAGGGCTACCCGCTCAACGCCGCCCGCGTCAAGGGCGTCGGCGGCTCGACGCTCCACTGGCAGGGGATGGTGATGCGCCTCCACGAGCGCGACTTCGAACTCGACTCGCGCCACGGCGTCGGCGCCGACTGGCCGATCGACTACGGCGACCTGCGGCCCTACTACGCCGAGGCGGAGCGCGAACTCGGCGTCGCCGGCGCCGACGACAACCCCTTCGCGCCGCCCCGAGAGGAACCCTTCCCCCTCCCTGCCTTCCCGCCTTCCCACAGCGACTCGATCTTCGCGGAGGCCTGCGAAGCGCTCGAACTCCCGATGCACTCCGTGCCGAACGCGCGCAACTCCGAACCCCACGACGGCGCGTCGGCGTGTGTCGGCTACGGCACCTGCAAGCCGGTCTGTCCCTCGGGGGCCAAATACACCGCGGAGCGCCACGTCGCCCGGGCCGAGGCCGCCGGCGCCCGCGTCATCGACCGCGCACCCGTTCAGCGACTCGTCCACGACGACGCGGGCGAGCAGGTCGAGGCCGCCGTCTACGCCACGCCCGACGGCGACGAACACCGACAGGAGGCTCGCGCCGTCGTCCTCGCCTGCGGCGGCGTCGAGAACGTCCGCCTCCTCCTGCTCTCCGCCTCCGACGAACATCCGGACGGTCTCGCCAACTCCTCCGACCTCGTCGGGCGGCACTTCATGGATCACTGCTTCGCGGGCGTCGGCGGCCGTATCGACCGCCCCACGCGACAGAACCACGTCGGCTTCAACACCAGCGAGTGTCACGCGCTCTACGACGGGGAGGACCCCCTGCCGGGCGTCAAACTCGAATTCCTGAACTACGCCGGCCCGTCGCCCGTCATCGACGCCCTGCACGCCGAGGAGTGGGGGGACGCCCTGCTCGACTCGTTGCAGGACTCGTACGGCACCCACCTCGCCGTCGGCGGCCTCGTCGAGCAGTTCCCCGACGCCGAGAACCGCATCACGCTCGACCGCTCGACGACCGACGACCACGGCAACCCCGTTCCCGAGGTCCACTGGTCGGTCGGGGCCGAGACCAGGGCGGCCATCGAACGCGCAAACGAGGTCCAGCGGGCCATCCTGGCGGAACTCGGCGCCGACATCGACTGGGTGGTCGGCCCCGACGAAACCGGCCCGGCGTTCCACCACATGGGGACGACACGGATGGGCACCGACCCCGACGAGAGCGTGGTCGCCCCCGACTGCCGAGCGCACGACCTGGACAACCTCTGGATCGGCGGCAGCAGCGTCTTCCCCACCGGCGGCGCCATGAACCCGACGCTCACGATCGCGGCGCTGAGTTGTCGCCTGGCCGACCGCCTGGATGCGTGGCTCTGA
- a CDS encoding DUF5795 family protein, whose protein sequence is MSNRVVQGRMVTAERLAELIEGERPMEADDIEDADRDCPECGGDVLAVAYMPSVTELITGYKCQECDWSADDR, encoded by the coding sequence ATGAGCAACCGCGTCGTGCAGGGGCGGATGGTGACCGCCGAACGCCTGGCCGAACTGATCGAGGGCGAACGACCGATGGAGGCCGACGACATCGAGGACGCCGACCGCGACTGTCCCGAGTGTGGCGGTGATGTCCTCGCCGTCGCGTACATGCCCTCGGTGACGGAGCTGATCACGGGCTACAAATGCCAGGAATGCGACTGGTCTGCCGACGACCGATAA
- a CDS encoding DUF7475 family protein, translated as MARAESGATASGGESIVSLPESSLGYLPIVLAAVTGVIHLFLAPQVIGFSQTLGILFALNGLGFLGGTAIYLTRYWQRELFAVAAGYALVTFVAFFLWGGFDGFASAFYMGGELNVMAVIAKTAEVLLVVSALALYTNTET; from the coding sequence ATGGCACGCGCCGAATCCGGAGCGACCGCGAGTGGTGGAGAATCGATCGTGAGCCTGCCCGAGTCCTCCCTCGGCTACCTGCCCATCGTACTGGCCGCCGTGACAGGAGTGATCCACCTGTTCCTAGCCCCGCAGGTGATCGGCTTCAGCCAGACGCTCGGCATTCTCTTTGCCCTCAACGGCCTGGGCTTTCTCGGCGGCACCGCCATCTATCTGACCCGATACTGGCAGCGGGAACTCTTCGCCGTCGCCGCCGGCTACGCCCTCGTCACCTTCGTCGCCTTCTTCCTGTGGGGCGGGTTCGACGGCTTCGCGTCGGCGTTCTACATGGGCGGTGAACTCAACGTGATGGCGGTCATCGCGAAGACCGCGGAAGTCCTGCTCGTCGTGAGCGCCCTCGCACTGTATACGAATACGGAGACCTGA
- the hisC gene encoding histidinol-phosphate transaminase, which produces MQPRDLSHLSPYVPGRGAEEVARELGMDPADLTKLSSNENPHGPSPAAVDAIRETAPNVGVYPKASHTDLGDTLADQWGVTPEQVWVTPGADGALDYLSRAFLEPGDRILAPEPGFSYYRMSARYHHGEVATYHLDKADDFAQTPDTVLDAYDGERIVYLTTPHNPTGSEFAREDIETLADAVADHTLVVVDEAYAEYTDAPSTIDRLDAYDNLAVTRTFSKAYGLAGLRVGYAIVPESWADAYARVNTPFAASEVGCRAAIAALDDDDHLETTIETARWAREYLRENLDTPTWESGGNFVLAEVGDASAVAEATQRQGVIIRDCTSFGLPACVRVSCGTRESTREAVEVINDVLQEVTA; this is translated from the coding sequence ATGCAACCACGCGATCTCTCGCACCTCTCGCCGTACGTCCCCGGTCGTGGCGCCGAGGAGGTCGCCCGCGAACTCGGGATGGACCCCGCGGACCTCACGAAGCTCTCCTCGAACGAGAACCCCCACGGGCCGAGTCCGGCGGCCGTCGACGCCATCCGGGAGACGGCCCCCAACGTCGGCGTCTACCCCAAGGCCTCGCACACCGACCTCGGCGACACCCTCGCCGACCAGTGGGGCGTCACGCCGGAACAGGTGTGGGTGACGCCCGGCGCTGACGGGGCGCTTGACTACCTCTCGCGGGCCTTCCTCGAACCGGGCGACCGCATCCTCGCGCCCGAACCCGGCTTCTCCTACTACCGGATGAGCGCCCGCTACCACCACGGCGAGGTGGCGACGTATCACCTCGACAAGGCGGACGACTTCGCCCAGACGCCCGACACCGTCCTCGACGCCTACGACGGCGAGCGCATCGTCTATCTCACGACGCCGCACAACCCCACCGGGTCGGAGTTCGCTCGCGAGGACATCGAGACGCTGGCCGACGCCGTCGCCGATCACACCCTCGTCGTCGTCGACGAGGCCTACGCCGAATACACGGACGCCCCGTCGACCATCGACCGCCTCGACGCCTACGACAATCTCGCGGTCACCCGGACGTTCTCGAAGGCGTACGGCCTCGCCGGCCTGCGGGTCGGCTACGCCATCGTCCCCGAGTCGTGGGCCGACGCCTACGCCCGCGTCAACACGCCCTTCGCTGCCAGCGAGGTTGGCTGTCGGGCCGCCATCGCCGCCCTCGACGACGACGACCACCTCGAAACGACGATCGAGACCGCGCGCTGGGCGCGGGAGTATCTCCGCGAGAACCTCGACACGCCGACCTGGGAGAGCGGCGGCAACTTCGTCCTCGCCGAAGTGGGCGACGCGAGCGCCGTCGCCGAGGCCACCCAGCGACAGGGCGTCATCATCCGCGACTGCACGAGTTTCGGCCTGCCGGCCTGCGTTCGCGTGTCCTGTGGCACCCGCGAGAGCACGCGCGAGGCCGTCGAGGTCATCAACGACGTGCTTCAGGAGGTGACGGCATGA